The Aeromonas jandaei genomic interval AGTGCCAGCTGCCCATCACCCTGGATTTTATGACCGCCTCCAGCTATGGCTCCGGCATGCACAGCACCCGTGACGTGCGTATCCTCAAAGACCTGGATGACGACATCAAGGGCAAGGATGTGGTGATCGTCGAAGACATCATCGATACCGGCTACACCCTCAACAAGGTGCGCGAGATCCTCTCCCTGCGCGAGCCGAAATCCCTCGCCATCTGCACCCTGCTGGACAAACCCTCCCGCCGCGAAGTGCAGGTGCCGGTTGACTGGGTCGGCTTTGCCATTCCGGATGAATTCGTGGTCGGCTGCGGCATCGACTACGCGCAGAAGTACCGCAACCTGCCCTTCATCGGCAAAGTGGTACCGCAAGAGTAACAAGGTTAAAAAACATACCGAACAAGGTGGCGCTGCGCCATTTTCTGTCTCAGGCGGCCTCGGCCGCCTTTTCTGTATCAAGACGGGTTCAGCCAGTTAGAGGTTGCAATGAACGCACTGGAAATCAGCGGCCTGAAAAAGACCTATCAGGGGGGCGTCGAAGCCCTGAAAGGCATCGATCTCACCGTCAAGCAGGGGGATTTCTTCGCCCTGCTCGGCCCCAACGGAGCGGGCAAGTCCACCACCATCGGCGTCATCAGCTCGCTGGTGAACAAGAGTGGCGGCAAGGTGAAGGTATTCGGTTATGACATCGATACCCATCTGGAAGAGGCCAAGGCCCAGCTCGGGCTGGTGCCGCAGGAGTTCAACTTCAGCCAGTTCGAGAAGGTGATCCAGATTGTCACCCATCAGGCCGGCTTCTACGGCGTGCCCAAGGCAGAAGCGAAGATCCGCGCCGAGAAGTACCTGCGCCAGCTCGATTTGTGGGAGAAGCGCGACATGCCGGCCCGCACCCTCTCCGGCGGCATGAAGCGCCGGTTGATGATCGCCCGCGCCCTGATGCACGAACCCAAGCTGCTGATCCTCGATGAGCCGACCGCCGGGGTCGATATCGAGATCCGCCGCTCCATGTGGAGTTTCCTCAAGGATCTCAACGAGCAGGGGGTCACCATCATCCTCACCACCCACTATCTGGAAGAGGCGGAGATGCTCTGCCGCAACATCGGCATCATCGACAAGGGCCGTCTGATCGAGAACACCAGCATGAAAAACCTGCTGGGCAAGCTGGGCCGCGAGACCTTCCTGCTCGATCTGGCGCCAGGTTCTGCCGTACCAAACGTGCCCGAATTCAACGGCCGCATGCAAGATGAGCGCACCCTGGAAGTGGATCTCGACAAGAGCCAGTCCCTCAACAGCCTGTTCGAGCAGCTGTCACACCAGCAGGTGCAGGTACTGAGCATGCGCAACAAGGCCAACCGGCTGGAAGAGCTGTTTGTCACCCTGGTCGAAGAGGGGAGAAAAGCATGAACCTGACCACTTACTACATCGCCTTCAAGAGCATTCTGGCCAAAGAGGTGAGCCGCTTTACCCGGATCTGGATCCAGACCCTGGTGCCGCCCGCCATCACCATGAGCCTCTACTTCGTCATCTTCGGCAACCTGATCGGTTCGCGCATCGGTGACATGGGCGGCTTCACCTACATGGAGTTCATCGTGCCCGGCCTCATCATGATGTCGGTGATCACCAACTCCTACTCCAACGTCGCTTCCTCCTTCTTCAGCGCCAAGTTCCAGCGCAACGTCGAGGAGCTGCTGGTGGCGCCGGTGCCCAACTACGTCATCATCGCGGGCTACGTGGGCGGTGGCGTAGCCCGCGGCCTCTGCGTCGGCCTCATTGTCACCCTGGTGTCGCTCTTCTTCGTGCCGCTGCAGATCCACCACCTGTTCAGCGTCTGCGTCACCGTGCTGCTGACCGCCATCCTCTTCTCGCTGGGTGGCCTCATCAACGCGGTGTTTGCCAAAACTTTCGACGACATCAGCATCATCCCCACCTTCGTGCTGACGCCGCTCACCTATCTGGGCGGAGTGTTCTACTCCATCAGCCTGCTGCCCCCCTTCTGGCAGGGGGTCTCCCAGGTGAACCCCATCATCTACATGGTGAACGCGTTCCGTTACGGCTTCCTCGGTATCTCCGACGTGCCGCTCGGCACCGCCTACCTCATCATCATCGGCTTCATCGTGGCTCTCTACGCTCTGGCCTGGTGGCTTATCTCGCGCGGCACCGGTCTGCGCCACTGATGACCAGAACGGGCACCTCGCGGTGCCCTTTTTTTATTCCCCCTGTAGCCCCTTAAACCTGCCAGCCCCCTTCGCAATAACCTGCCTGTTATTAAGGCTTTACCTGACACCTTGTGATCCACCGCAATTTTCGAATTACCCCCAAAGGTATAATTCTCGCGGTTGGATGTGCCGTCATTGATGGAGCATCTGTCTCTTCATTTCTCTCATCAGGGCAGGATCGCCTATGTCACTTATCACCGAGTTGCCAGCCATTTTCGATAGTTTTTCAGATGCCCGTCGTCAGGGCTTTCTGGCTGTGATGGCACTCAAGGAGCGACAGATCCCCCTAGTCGGCACCTACTGCACCTTTATGCCGCAGGAGGTGGCGATGGCCGCCGGCGCCGTGGTGGTCTCGCTCTGCTCCACCAGCGACGAGACCATCGAGGAGGCCGAGAAAGACCTGCCCCGCAACCTCTGCCCGCTGATCAAGAGCAGCTACGGGTTCGGCAAGACCGACAAGTGCCCCTACTTCTACTTCTCCGATCTGGTGGTAGGTGAAACCACCTGCGACGGCAAGAAGAAGATGTACGAGTACATGGCCGAGTTCAAACCGGTGCATGTGATGCAGTTGCCCAACCGCGCCGATGACGAGGCCTCCCGCACCCTGTGGCGCAGCGAGATTGTCCGCTTCAAGGAGTTGCTGGAGCAGCAGTTCGGCAAGCCCATCAACGAGCAGGCGCTGCGCGACGCCATCGTGCTGAAGAACCGCGAGCGCCGCGCGCTGGCCGATTTCTACCGGCTGGGTCAGCTCAACCCGCCGGCGCTGAGCGGCACCGACCTGCTCAAGGTGGTCTATGGCGCCACCTTCCGCTTCGACAAGGAGCAGCTCATCAGCGAGCTGCAGGAGATGACCCGCCGCATCAAGGCCGAGTACGCCGACGGCAAACGGCTCGATGCCCGTCCGCGCATCCTCATCACCGGCTGTCCCATCGGCGGCGCCGCCGACAAGGTGGTGCGCCTCATCGAGGAGCACGGTGGCTGGGTGGTGGGCTACGAGAACTGCACTGGCGCCAAGGCAACCGAGCAGTGCGTCAGCGAAGAGGGTGACCCGTTCGATGCGCTGACCGACAAGTATCTGGCCATCGGCTGCTCCTGCATCTCCCCCAACCACCAGCGCATGAATCTGCTGAGCCAGATGGTGGAGGAGTATCAGGCAGACGGGGTGATCGATGTGATCCTGCAGGCCTGCCACACCTATGCGGTAGAGTCGCTCGCCATCAAGCGTCACGTGCGCGATCGCCACGGCATCCCCTACATGGCGGTCGAGACCGACTACTCCAGCGCCGACAAGGGACAACTGGCCACCCGGCTGGCCGCCTTTATCGAAATGCTGTGAGGAGGCGCCGTGTCACTCTCCATCGGGATTGACTCGGGCTCCACCGCGACCAAGGGGATCCTGTTCGACAGCCGGGATGGCGGGCGCATCGTCCGCCGTTTTCTGGTGCCGACCCCCTTTCGTCCGCTGGCTGCCATCGAGCAAGGCTGGGAGGAGCTCTCGGCCGATTTGCCAGAGCGCCCCCACCTGACCCTGACCGGCTATGGCCGGGATCTGGCGTCGTTCGCCGATCGCCGGGTTACCGAGATCTCCTGCCATGGGCTGGGGGCTCGCCTGCTCTGCCCGTCGGTACACACCGTCATCGACATCGGCGGGCAGGACAGCAAGGTGATCCAGCTCGATAGCGACGGCAACCTCACCGACTTTTTGATGAACGACAAGTGCGCCGCCGGTACCGGTCGCTTTCTCGAGGTGATCACCCGTACTCTGGGAGCTCGGGTCGAGCAAATCGACGAGCTGTTGGAGGGCGCAGAGCCCCACGATATCAGCAGCATGTGCACCGTGTTTGCCGAATCGGAGGCGATCAGCCTGCGCTCGGCGGGCATTCCCGCCGAGTCGATCCTGGCCGGCATCGTCCGCTCTATGGCCCGGCGCAGTGCCAACTTTATCGGCCGCCTCGGCGCCAGACCGAGCGTGCTCTTTACCGGCGGCGTCAGCCACTGCGCCACCTTCCGCCACTATCTGGCCGAAGGGTTGGGCTGCGACGTGGCCACCCATCCGGACGCCCAGTTTGCCGGTGCGTTGGGGGCCGCCCTGTTCGGTGCCCGAGCCAGCACGGGAGGCAAATCATGAATCAGGAGTTTCTCTACCTGTTCCACTCCACCCTCGGCACAGTCAGACTGCGCAAGCGGCTGGAGCAGCACGGTCAGTCGTTTCGGGTCTGCGACGTGCCGCGCCTGCTTAGCGCCGGCTGTGGCCTCGCCATTCGCCTCCACTGTCTGCCAGACGAGTGGCAACAGTGGTGCCAGCACGGCGAAACCGCCGCCGTCTTTCGCTGCGAAGCGGACGGCGACTATCAGGAGCTGGCCCGCTATCCGGCCGATAGTCAGGACATGGCGAAGCAAACGCCTGTGGCTGGCAGTCGGAGTCATGGATGATAAAGAGCTATCCCATGGCCGTTTATCTGCGCATGCTGGCCAATCTGGCGCTGGGGGGATTCTTCCTCGCCTCCGCCGGGTTCAAGCTGGCCTCCCCCGCCCTGTTCATCGATCAGATCGGCGCCTTTGGCCTGATCTGGCCACCGTTGCTTCCACTCGCCGCCTGGGGGCTGATTGCCCTTGAGCTATGCGCCGGGCTTGCAGTCATCGCCAACCGGCGCTGGGGATTGTGGCTGGTGATCGGGCTGCTCGCCCTGTTTATTCCGGTGTTGGGCTATGGCGTTGCCATCGGGCTCGACATCTCTTGCGGCTGTCTGGGCAGGGCTGATCTCAGCTCGTTGCCGGAGGCCATTGTGCGGGATCTGCTGCTACTGACGCTTGCGGGCGCCCTGCTGCGAACTTCCCGCCCCGTTTTTCCCGTACTAAAGGAGTAGTGACATGATGACATTGCGATCCCGCACTCTGCTGGCCTCGCTGATCGCCGCCAGCTTTGCCCTCGCGGGCTGTGGCGACAACCAGTTCGAGCAGGAGGTGAAGCTTGAGCAATCGGCTGTGCAGCTGGCACAGGAGGCGCAGCAGGGGGCTATCAGCTGCTGACCGTGGCCGAGCTGAAAACCCGGATGGACAAGGGCGAGGAGCTGGTGATCATCGACACCATGCCCTATGAGGACTCCTACAAGAAGGAGCACATCCCGGGCGCCAAGAACTTTGCCTTCGTGAAAGAGGCGAAAGCGGGCGACAACTGGAGCGAGATTGTCGAGGGAAGCGGTACACCGGAGCAGTTCCAGGCGCTGCTGGGTGAAGACAAAGCTCGCCCCGTGGTGATCTACTGCGGCTTCGTCAAGTGCGGCCGCAGCCACAACGCCGCCGCCTGGGCTGTCAATCAGGGCTATCAACAGGTCTATCGGGTGCCGGGTGGCATCTTCGCCTGGAAAGGCGCCGGCTACCCCGTCACGGCCGAGTAACCCGACCTTTCGCCCCAAAAAAGAAGCCCGCAACTGCGGGCTTCTCTCATTTCGATGCTGGCAGTCAGCTGGCGACTCGGGACGCTTCGCCTTGTGCGACATCGCTCTGCGCCTGTTCGCCAAGCAGGCGCTTGGTGATCATCGCCGCCATGATGGAGCCGTTGACGTTGAGAGCGGTACGGCCCATGTCCACCAGCGGCTCGATGGCGATCATCACCCCCACCAGCGCGATGGGGAAGTTGAGGGTGGAGAGCACGATCAGCGCGGCGAAGGTGCCGCCACCGCCGACGCCAGCCACCCCGATGGAGCCCAGCGCAATCACCGGCAGCAAAGTCAGCAAGAACAGGGGATCAAACGGGTTGATACCGAGCATGGGGGCAATCATCGCCACCATCATGGCCGGATAGATACCGGCGCAGCCGTTCTGGCCGAGGTTGGCACCGAACGAGGCGGCAAAGTTGGCGATGCTGGAGGGCACCCCAAGACGCTGCTGGGTCTCGATGCTGAGCGGAATGGACGCCGCGCTGCTGCGGGAGATAAAGGCGAAGGTGAGCACGCCCCACACTTCCCGCAGATAGTGCAGCGGGTTCTGGCCGATCAGCAGCAGGATCACCATGTGCACGGCAAACATCGCCAGAATGGCGACGTAGCAGACCAGAATAAAGCCGAGCAGGCTGAGGATCTCGCTCAGCGGATAGTGGGCCACCACCCGGGCGATCAGCGCCATCACGCCATAGGGGGTGAGCGCAATCACCACCCGCACCATTTTCATCACCCACAGTTGCAGGGTGTCGATGGCCACGGCGGCGCGAGCACCAGCCTCTGGATGCTCCGCCTTCAACTGCAGCAGGGCAACCCCGGCCAGCACGGTGAAGATCACCACCCCGATCACCGAGAGACCGCGGCTACCCGCCATATCGGCGGCAAAGTTGGTGGGCACCAGCGAGAGCAGCAGGGCCGGCAGGGTCTGGGCACTGTCGATGGTACTCATGCTCTGTTGCAGCGCAGCCGTGTCGCTGCCGTGGCTCAGCAGCCCCTCGGCAGTGAGACCACTCAGATGGGTCACCGTCATCCCCACCACACCGGCGATCATCACCAGCGTCAGCATGGAGCCGATCAGCACGGCGCTGATCTTGCCGAGGGACTGGGCCTGCTCCAGCTTGTTGATTGCAGAAAGGATCGAGGTGAACACCAGCGGCATCATCACCACCTTGAGCAGGCTGACATAGCCGCCGCCGATGATATTGACCCACTCCAGGGTCTGCTGGACGCCGGCATCATCGGCACCCCAGCCCAGTTGCAGAGCCAGCCCGAACAGGGCGCCAAACAGCAGACCCGCAAGCACCTTGCGCGAGAGCGGCAACCCGGAGGGTAACCGGGTGAGAGCAAAACAGAGCAGACAGAAAACAAGCGATGCAATCAGGACAAACATCATGAATACCTGTAGCGGCCATCAGGCCGAGAGTGGATTGAAACAAAGGAGGATGCGGGCAGGGCCGCAGAACAAAACGCCGGGATGCAGGAGAGTGCAGGCGTGAAAAAGCAGCGGACGCCCGGGAAGGCGTCCGCTGACAATCGGGGGAATTACTTCTTTACGGGGGCGTCGTACTGTTCAGGTTCGTCGCTATAGACGCAGACGTTCCACTTGGCAGCCAGGCCATCGTCGGCCAGACAGTAACGCTCGAAGAAAGCCTTGATCTCGGCGCGCTGGCAGTGCGCCTCGAAAGAGGCCATATCTTGCCAAATCTCGTTGAACACGATGGGGAAGCTCTCCCCCTCGGCAAACGGGCTGGCGATGTGGCGGGTTACCCGATATTGCAGGCAGCCATCCTCACGCAGGGTGTTGGGCTCGAGTGCCTGCAACACCTGAAACAGGGCCTGCTCCTGACCGGCTTTCGGCAGGAATTGGGCGATGCAATAAACCTTCTTGGACATGAGATCCTCCTGTGGGCGACTCGCTCAGGCTTGCTGTAGCGTGACCACCCGGTTGTCGATAAGACGGGCCTTGCCGAGATAAGCAGCCATCAGGATCACCAGCTGCTCGCTCTCGTCGGTAGCCGCTTCGAGGTTGGCAGCATCGACGATGTCGATGGCATCGGTGCGAAAACCGGCGTTGTCGAGGCGCTGGCTGGCCTGCGCCACCAGCGACGGCAAGTGGTGATCACCCGCTTCGATCTGCTCGGCGATCCAGTTCATGGTGCGCGCCAGCTCGGGGGCAATGGCCCGCTCGGTGGCGGTCAGGTAACCGTTGCGCGAAGAGAGCGCCAGCCCGTCTTCGGCCCGCACGGTGGGCACGCCGACGATCTCGATGGGCATCGCCATGTCGGCCACCATCTTGCGAATGAGCGCCAGCTGCTGGTAATCCTTCTGGCCAAAGCAGGCCACATCCGGCTGAACCAGATTGAACAGCTTGGTGACGACAGTGCTGACCCCGCGGAAGTGACCCGGACGCAGCGCCCCCTCCAGCAGATTGGAGAGACCCGGCACCTCGACGAAGGTCTGGCTGGCCAGCCCCTGCGGATACATGATCTCCGGGGTCGGGGTGAACACCATATCGACCCCGGCAGCTTCCAGCGCAGCGCAATCCTGCTCCAGAGTGCGCGGGTAGTTGGCAAGATCCTCGGCCTTGTCGAACTGCATAGGGTTGACGAAGATGCTGACCACCACCTTTTCGGCGTGGCTGTGCGCCTCCTTCACCAGCGTCAGGTGGCCCTGATGCAGATTGCCCATGGTGGGCACGAATGCGATGGCACGCCCTTCACGGCGCCATTGAGAGATCTGCTCACGCAGAGCGGCAGGATTGTTAACAACCAACATCGGCAGTTCACCTTCAGATGAATCAAAAAGATACGGGTTACATCAGCCTGACAGGATGACGAAACGGGGGCACTGGCCCCCGCTCTCATCGATAGGGCATCACATCAGTTGAAGCAGTGTTCCGGGCCGGGGAAGCTCCCCTCGCTCACCTGCTGCACATAGAGGCGCACGGCGGCACGCACGTCGCCGGTCTCGGCCAGAAAGTTCTTGGTGAACTTGGGCACATAGCCGGAGGTGACGCCAAAGGCGTCGTGCATCACCAGAATCTGACCATCGGTCGCGGGGCCGGCACCGATGCCGATCACCGGGATGCGCAGCGCCTTGCTGATCCGCTCGGCCAGCGCACTGGGTACGCACTCGAGCACCAACAGCTGGATACCGGCCGCCTGCAGCTCGAGGGCCTGACGGTAGATCTCCTGGGCCTGAAACTCGTCGCGCCCCTGCACCTTGAAGCCGCCAAAGACGTGGACGGATTGCGGGGTGAGGCCGAGGTGACCGCACACCGGCACCCCGTTGCGGGTGAGATGGCGGATGGAGTCGCAGAGCCAGTCGCCCCCTTCCATCTTGACCATGCGGGCAC includes:
- the hpt gene encoding hypoxanthine phosphoribosyltransferase, whose amino-acid sequence is MKHTVEVMISEAEVAARIAKLGEEITARYQGSDEVVMIGLLRGSCVFLADLCRQCQLPITLDFMTASSYGSGMHSTRDVRILKDLDDDIKGKDVVIVEDIIDTGYTLNKVREILSLREPKSLAICTLLDKPSRREVQVPVDWVGFAIPDEFVVGCGIDYAQKYRNLPFIGKVVPQE
- a CDS encoding ABC transporter ATP-binding protein, with product MNALEISGLKKTYQGGVEALKGIDLTVKQGDFFALLGPNGAGKSTTIGVISSLVNKSGGKVKVFGYDIDTHLEEAKAQLGLVPQEFNFSQFEKVIQIVTHQAGFYGVPKAEAKIRAEKYLRQLDLWEKRDMPARTLSGGMKRRLMIARALMHEPKLLILDEPTAGVDIEIRRSMWSFLKDLNEQGVTIILTTHYLEEAEMLCRNIGIIDKGRLIENTSMKNLLGKLGRETFLLDLAPGSAVPNVPEFNGRMQDERTLEVDLDKSQSLNSLFEQLSHQQVQVLSMRNKANRLEELFVTLVEEGRKA
- a CDS encoding ABC transporter permease yields the protein MNLTTYYIAFKSILAKEVSRFTRIWIQTLVPPAITMSLYFVIFGNLIGSRIGDMGGFTYMEFIVPGLIMMSVITNSYSNVASSFFSAKFQRNVEELLVAPVPNYVIIAGYVGGGVARGLCVGLIVTLVSLFFVPLQIHHLFSVCVTVLLTAILFSLGGLINAVFAKTFDDISIIPTFVLTPLTYLGGVFYSISLLPPFWQGVSQVNPIIYMVNAFRYGFLGISDVPLGTAYLIIIGFIVALYALAWWLISRGTGLRH
- a CDS encoding double-cubane-cluster-containing anaerobic reductase, which encodes MSLITELPAIFDSFSDARRQGFLAVMALKERQIPLVGTYCTFMPQEVAMAAGAVVVSLCSTSDETIEEAEKDLPRNLCPLIKSSYGFGKTDKCPYFYFSDLVVGETTCDGKKKMYEYMAEFKPVHVMQLPNRADDEASRTLWRSEIVRFKELLEQQFGKPINEQALRDAIVLKNRERRALADFYRLGQLNPPALSGTDLLKVVYGATFRFDKEQLISELQEMTRRIKAEYADGKRLDARPRILITGCPIGGAADKVVRLIEEHGGWVVGYENCTGAKATEQCVSEEGDPFDALTDKYLAIGCSCISPNHQRMNLLSQMVEEYQADGVIDVILQACHTYAVESLAIKRHVRDRHGIPYMAVETDYSSADKGQLATRLAAFIEML
- a CDS encoding acyl-CoA dehydratase activase, with the translated sequence MSLSIGIDSGSTATKGILFDSRDGGRIVRRFLVPTPFRPLAAIEQGWEELSADLPERPHLTLTGYGRDLASFADRRVTEISCHGLGARLLCPSVHTVIDIGGQDSKVIQLDSDGNLTDFLMNDKCAAGTGRFLEVITRTLGARVEQIDELLEGAEPHDISSMCTVFAESEAISLRSAGIPAESILAGIVRSMARRSANFIGRLGARPSVLFTGGVSHCATFRHYLAEGLGCDVATHPDAQFAGALGAALFGARASTGGKS
- a CDS encoding DUF3343 domain-containing protein, which codes for MNQEFLYLFHSTLGTVRLRKRLEQHGQSFRVCDVPRLLSAGCGLAIRLHCLPDEWQQWCQHGETAAVFRCEADGDYQELARYPADSQDMAKQTPVAGSRSHG
- a CDS encoding MauE/DoxX family redox-associated membrane protein; translated protein: MAVYLRMLANLALGGFFLASAGFKLASPALFIDQIGAFGLIWPPLLPLAAWGLIALELCAGLAVIANRRWGLWLVIGLLALFIPVLGYGVAIGLDISCGCLGRADLSSLPEAIVRDLLLLTLAGALLRTSRPVFPVLKE
- a CDS encoding cation:dicarboxylate symporter family transporter, translating into MFVLIASLVFCLLCFALTRLPSGLPLSRKVLAGLLFGALFGLALQLGWGADDAGVQQTLEWVNIIGGGYVSLLKVVMMPLVFTSILSAINKLEQAQSLGKISAVLIGSMLTLVMIAGVVGMTVTHLSGLTAEGLLSHGSDTAALQQSMSTIDSAQTLPALLLSLVPTNFAADMAGSRGLSVIGVVIFTVLAGVALLQLKAEHPEAGARAAVAIDTLQLWVMKMVRVVIALTPYGVMALIARVVAHYPLSEILSLLGFILVCYVAILAMFAVHMVILLLIGQNPLHYLREVWGVLTFAFISRSSAASIPLSIETQQRLGVPSSIANFAASFGANLGQNGCAGIYPAMMVAMIAPMLGINPFDPLFLLTLLPVIALGSIGVAGVGGGGTFAALIVLSTLNFPIALVGVMIAIEPLVDMGRTALNVNGSIMAAMITKRLLGEQAQSDVAQGEASRVAS
- a CDS encoding putative quinol monooxygenase, which translates into the protein MSKKVYCIAQFLPKAGQEQALFQVLQALEPNTLREDGCLQYRVTRHIASPFAEGESFPIVFNEIWQDMASFEAHCQRAEIKAFFERYCLADDGLAAKWNVCVYSDEPEQYDAPVKK
- the panC gene encoding pantoate--beta-alanine ligase; this translates as MLVVNNPAALREQISQWRREGRAIAFVPTMGNLHQGHLTLVKEAHSHAEKVVVSIFVNPMQFDKAEDLANYPRTLEQDCAALEAAGVDMVFTPTPEIMYPQGLASQTFVEVPGLSNLLEGALRPGHFRGVSTVVTKLFNLVQPDVACFGQKDYQQLALIRKMVADMAMPIEIVGVPTVRAEDGLALSSRNGYLTATERAIAPELARTMNWIAEQIEAGDHHLPSLVAQASQRLDNAGFRTDAIDIVDAANLEAATDESEQLVILMAAYLGKARLIDNRVVTLQQA
- the panB gene encoding 3-methyl-2-oxobutanoate hydroxymethyltransferase, translated to MSKITTASLLKMKQDGQKFTAITAYDATFAKLFDDEGAHVLLIGDSLGMVLQGGQDTLAVNMDEMVYHTRCVARGASNALIIADMPFMSYATPEQTYQNAARLMAAGARMVKMEGGDWLCDSIRHLTRNGVPVCGHLGLTPQSVHVFGGFKVQGRDEFQAQEIYRQALELQAAGIQLLVLECVPSALAERISKALRIPVIGIGAGPATDGQILVMHDAFGVTSGYVPKFTKNFLAETGDVRAAVRLYVQQVSEGSFPGPEHCFN